A genomic segment from Polyangium mundeleinium encodes:
- a CDS encoding YkgJ family cysteine cluster protein translates to MNDKTHLPLDPELATEREAPVDPETGEPLDCTRCGACCEAGQGNIPLTEDDLVLWRRTGRQDLAEHVDEGHFGMMAFPTTHEGACIYFTRPEGRSICSIYAERASTCREFQAGSWQCLEFRRDARKKGRLGRSKV, encoded by the coding sequence ATGAACGACAAGACGCACCTCCCGCTCGATCCAGAACTCGCCACCGAGCGGGAGGCGCCCGTCGATCCCGAGACGGGCGAGCCGCTCGATTGCACGCGCTGCGGAGCCTGCTGCGAAGCAGGGCAGGGGAACATCCCCCTGACAGAGGACGACCTCGTCCTCTGGCGTCGGACGGGCAGGCAGGACCTCGCCGAGCACGTGGACGAGGGCCATTTCGGCATGATGGCGTTCCCCACGACGCACGAAGGGGCCTGTATCTACTTCACGCGGCCCGAGGGCCGGAGCATTTGCTCGATTTACGCGGAGCGCGCGAGCACGTGTCGGGAGTTCCAGGCGGGGTCGTGGCAATGCCTCGAGTTCCGTCGGGACGCGCGGAAGAAGGGCAGGCTCGGGCGCTCGAAGGTGTGA
- a CDS encoding pentapeptide repeat-containing protein: protein MPSTSPFPIPVSALKPVACGSTLWRSGGVLRATIFLKLTVSLTHERTAWPTTALDLVREEKNRDKSPASSVLEALETAPYLPSAGVVLSGHACAPSGRPVPALSARLAIFRERGLLDKTIHVFGDRAANAPQAPRPFDRMPLIYERAALTDDNPVGVPPSAPTLPNLVDPRGPTRAAGFGPYGRYWPHRRRLLGNVDRKRLDGVVADIPDGFDFRWFNPAPPDQQIEFFRGEEWIVLDGMHPTLPRVQSRLPQVRAKACTFLVGPGGPGQGRVIDLAADFLVIDADRLVASLVFRGNFAFDRLETVPQLRAFADVELPGNPIRWPEAAEVMRAPAPAPVVLAAQTPAPAADIFTTLPVRDEKSASRAVLPFQPRPPGAPTVLPPNTPPPPPRPRVDDDDDPMMRTRAIDPDEPPSRPAMPFTNALPGAAAQARAALGMPPAPPPRPFRRDDEDATRAIDLAELEAKRTAATPFEKGGAGDRAPGSVRPPLPATVPGPPPMVQPPPLRVPTPSGGMPAPPAFVPAPPAVVPAPPAVVPAPLGVVPAPPAVVPAPPAVVPPALGVVPPALGAVPAALGAVPPALGAVPPALGAVPAALGAVPAALGAVPAALGAVPPALGAVPPALGAVPAALGAVPAALGAVPAALGAVPAALGVVPPAPGAVPEPPAAASATPEETGLRATVLARLRAGERNPLHGLSVAGADLSNLDLKGANLSGHDLGGAKLSGANLEGARLSGTRLVDADLEGADLRSADLKGADLSRAHLEKARFDGASIEQAIFASARGSSASFDNCRGRAPVFARGTWDGASFRALDALGADFTGASLEAAVFERAVLPEVKLVDARGKGASFQGARLDQAHAEGVALTDTNFHEIDAKGSTWENAALAGSSFASARLDNAVLTRATCEGAKFQRANLKGANLGRVQADRSNLDGAILDGADLRQARMHEARFEGANLQNVIAGRADLSRSHFTSADLTNGNFRAALLAGSNLAKAKLDGADLRDADLRRCTLSGASRTGTKLMGANIRDAIDE, encoded by the coding sequence GTGCCCTCCACGTCACCTTTCCCGATCCCCGTTTCTGCCCTCAAGCCTGTCGCTTGTGGCTCGACGCTCTGGCGCAGCGGCGGCGTCCTGCGCGCCACGATCTTCCTCAAGCTCACGGTCTCGCTCACGCACGAGCGCACGGCCTGGCCGACGACGGCCCTCGACCTCGTCCGCGAGGAGAAGAACCGCGACAAGAGCCCGGCGTCGAGTGTCCTCGAGGCCCTCGAGACCGCGCCGTATTTGCCTTCGGCGGGGGTCGTCCTCTCCGGCCACGCCTGCGCCCCCAGTGGCCGGCCCGTCCCCGCGCTCTCTGCGCGCCTTGCGATCTTCCGGGAGCGTGGCCTGCTCGACAAGACCATCCACGTCTTCGGCGACCGCGCCGCGAATGCGCCCCAGGCGCCTCGGCCCTTCGACCGCATGCCGCTCATCTACGAGCGCGCTGCTCTGACCGACGACAACCCCGTCGGCGTGCCCCCGAGCGCGCCCACGCTGCCGAACCTCGTGGATCCGCGTGGCCCCACGCGCGCTGCGGGCTTTGGCCCGTACGGGCGTTACTGGCCGCATCGCCGGCGTTTGCTCGGGAACGTCGACCGGAAGCGGCTCGACGGCGTCGTCGCTGACATCCCCGACGGCTTCGACTTCCGCTGGTTCAACCCGGCGCCGCCCGATCAGCAGATCGAGTTCTTCCGCGGCGAGGAGTGGATCGTCCTCGACGGCATGCACCCGACCCTGCCGCGTGTGCAGTCGCGGCTGCCGCAGGTCCGCGCCAAGGCGTGTACGTTCCTCGTCGGCCCGGGTGGGCCGGGGCAGGGGCGCGTGATCGACCTGGCCGCGGATTTTCTGGTCATCGACGCGGATCGGCTCGTCGCGTCCCTCGTTTTCCGGGGCAATTTTGCGTTCGACCGGCTGGAGACCGTGCCGCAGCTCCGCGCCTTCGCGGACGTGGAGCTCCCGGGCAACCCGATTCGCTGGCCGGAGGCGGCTGAGGTGATGCGTGCGCCGGCGCCCGCGCCGGTCGTGCTCGCTGCGCAGACACCGGCTCCGGCGGCGGACATCTTCACGACGCTTCCGGTCCGGGACGAGAAATCGGCCTCGCGGGCGGTGCTCCCGTTCCAGCCGCGGCCCCCCGGTGCGCCGACGGTGCTCCCGCCGAACACGCCGCCGCCGCCGCCGCGCCCGCGTGTCGATGACGACGATGATCCGATGATGCGCACGCGCGCCATCGATCCGGACGAGCCGCCGTCGCGCCCGGCGATGCCCTTCACGAATGCGCTGCCGGGCGCCGCCGCGCAGGCGCGTGCCGCGCTGGGCATGCCGCCGGCGCCGCCGCCGAGGCCGTTCCGCCGGGACGACGAGGACGCGACCCGCGCGATCGATCTGGCGGAGCTTGAAGCGAAGCGGACGGCGGCGACGCCGTTCGAGAAGGGTGGAGCCGGGGATCGAGCGCCGGGGAGCGTGCGTCCGCCGCTGCCGGCGACCGTGCCAGGGCCACCGCCGATGGTGCAACCACCGCCCTTGCGGGTGCCGACGCCTTCGGGAGGCATGCCTGCGCCGCCCGCGTTCGTGCCTGCGCCGCCCGCGGTCGTGCCTGCGCCGCCCGCGGTCGTGCCTGCGCCCCTTGGGGTCGTGCCTGCGCCGCCCGCGGTCGTGCCTGCGCCGCCTGCGGTCGTGCCTCCGGCGCTTGGGGTCGTGCCTCCGGCGCTTGGAGCCGTGCCTGCGGCGCTTGGAGCCGTGCCTCCGGCCCTTGGGGCCGTGCCTCCGGCCCTTGGGGCCGTGCCTGCGGCGCTTGGGGCCGTGCCTGCGGCGCTTGGGGCCGTGCCTGCGGCGCTTGGGGCCGTGCCTCCGGCGCTTGGGGCCGTGCCTCCGGCGCTTGGGGCCGTGCCTGCGGCGCTTGGGGCCGTGCCTGCGGCGCTTGGGGCCGTGCCTGCGGCGCTTGGGGCCGTGCCTGCGGCGCTTGGAGTCGTGCCTCCGGCGCCCGGGGCCGTGCCTGAACCGCCCGCGGCCGCATCCGCGACTCCCGAGGAGACAGGCCTCCGCGCCACCGTGCTCGCGCGCCTCCGCGCCGGCGAGCGCAACCCGCTCCACGGCCTCTCCGTCGCCGGCGCCGACCTCTCGAACCTCGATCTCAAAGGCGCGAACCTCTCCGGCCACGACCTCGGCGGCGCCAAGCTCTCCGGCGCGAACCTCGAAGGCGCCCGCCTCTCCGGCACCCGCCTCGTCGACGCCGACCTCGAAGGCGCCGACCTGCGCAGCGCCGACCTCAAAGGCGCCGACCTCTCCCGCGCCCACCTCGAAAAAGCCCGCTTCGACGGCGCCTCCATCGAGCAAGCCATCTTCGCCTCCGCCCGCGGCAGCAGCGCGAGCTTCGACAACTGCCGCGGCCGCGCCCCCGTCTTCGCCCGCGGCACCTGGGACGGCGCGAGCTTCCGCGCCCTCGACGCACTCGGCGCCGACTTCACGGGCGCCTCGCTCGAAGCCGCCGTCTTCGAACGCGCCGTTCTGCCCGAGGTCAAGCTCGTCGACGCCCGCGGCAAAGGCGCAAGCTTCCAGGGCGCCCGCCTCGATCAGGCCCACGCCGAAGGAGTGGCCCTCACCGACACGAACTTCCACGAGATCGACGCCAAGGGCTCCACCTGGGAGAACGCGGCGCTCGCAGGCTCGTCGTTCGCGTCGGCCCGCCTCGACAATGCCGTCCTGACGCGCGCCACCTGCGAGGGCGCGAAGTTCCAGCGGGCGAACCTCAAAGGCGCGAACCTCGGCCGCGTGCAGGCCGACCGCTCGAACCTCGACGGCGCGATCCTCGACGGCGCCGACCTGCGCCAAGCCCGCATGCACGAGGCCCGGTTCGAAGGCGCGAACCTGCAGAACGTGATCGCCGGCCGCGCCGATCTCTCGCGCTCGCACTTCACCTCGGCCGACCTCACGAACGGGAACTTCCGCGCCGCGCTGCTCGCCGGGTCGAACCTCGCGAAGGCGAAGCTCGACGGCGCCGATCTGCGTGACGCGGACCTCCGTCGTTGCACGCTGAGCGGCGCCTCGCGGACCGGCACGAAGCTGATGGGGGCCAACATCCGCGACGCCATCGATGAATGA
- a CDS encoding DNA/RNA non-specific endonuclease, giving the protein MSRTASRKRRKAGTLGVFVVALFGGLGALLHACKADRWFDDFASQGSGEGKTRPRPTATPGPSAAPGPKGSPAHGGGGKPADASVHLALGVPTDDDPSDDYVMRKPQYALSYNADQNVANWVSWQINASWFGDAPRHKGKFMTDPELPSGFYRVTHDDYTGSGYDRGHMVRSEERTRSPEDNKVTFLMTNILPQYHDLNAGPWLRLEEHCENLGRKQGKQLFVMAGGVLKRGKKASKTIGKGVAVPDTYFKIVVVLEPREGPADVTESTPVIAVLMPNKEGIQDEGWEKYRTTVDEIERRTGYDFLPAVDEDVQEEIEAKRGD; this is encoded by the coding sequence GTGAGCCGGACTGCATCCAGAAAGCGGCGCAAGGCAGGTACCCTCGGCGTGTTCGTCGTGGCGCTCTTTGGCGGGCTCGGGGCGCTCTTGCATGCGTGCAAGGCGGACCGTTGGTTCGACGACTTTGCCTCGCAGGGGTCGGGGGAAGGGAAGACCCGCCCGCGTCCGACGGCGACGCCGGGCCCGTCCGCGGCGCCTGGGCCCAAGGGCAGCCCTGCGCATGGGGGCGGGGGAAAGCCTGCGGATGCCAGCGTTCACCTCGCGCTTGGCGTCCCGACGGATGACGATCCTTCGGACGATTACGTGATGCGCAAGCCTCAGTACGCGCTCTCGTACAACGCGGATCAGAACGTTGCGAACTGGGTGAGCTGGCAGATCAACGCGTCCTGGTTCGGCGATGCGCCGCGGCACAAGGGGAAGTTCATGACGGATCCGGAGCTGCCTTCGGGCTTCTACCGGGTCACGCACGACGACTACACGGGCTCGGGGTACGACCGGGGGCACATGGTGCGCTCGGAGGAGCGGACCCGTTCGCCCGAGGACAACAAAGTCACCTTCCTGATGACGAACATCCTGCCGCAGTACCACGACCTCAACGCCGGGCCTTGGCTCCGGCTGGAGGAGCACTGCGAGAACCTCGGCCGCAAGCAGGGCAAGCAGCTCTTCGTCATGGCGGGCGGCGTGCTCAAGCGGGGCAAGAAGGCCTCGAAGACGATCGGCAAGGGCGTCGCGGTGCCTGACACGTACTTCAAGATCGTCGTTGTGCTCGAGCCGCGCGAGGGGCCTGCGGATGTGACGGAGTCGACCCCGGTGATCGCGGTCCTGATGCCGAACAAGGAGGGCATCCAGGACGAGGGCTGGGAGAAGTACCGGACGACCGTGGACGAGATCGAGCGGCGCACCGGGTACGACTTCCTCCCGGCCGTGGACGAGGACGTCCAGGAAGAGATTGAGGCGAAGAGGGGCGACTAG
- a CDS encoding nuclease A inhibitor family protein, translated as MLGQEVEPLMQSIEEAAAGLLFPSESDFPIEAYRFGEEEPTPGAVLHARGLPPDTPVEETSLGSFFEGLVEGDDDGSGRFRALVDLLQRELTDLRVYRVGKVDIDAVVLGRHPSGVWLGVTTKLVET; from the coding sequence ATGCTGGGTCAGGAAGTCGAACCGCTGATGCAGTCCATCGAGGAGGCCGCGGCCGGCCTCCTGTTCCCGAGCGAGTCGGACTTCCCGATCGAGGCCTACCGCTTCGGTGAGGAGGAGCCGACGCCGGGCGCGGTGCTGCACGCGCGCGGCCTGCCCCCGGACACGCCGGTCGAAGAGACGTCGCTCGGGTCGTTCTTCGAGGGCCTGGTCGAGGGCGACGACGACGGGTCCGGCCGCTTCCGCGCGCTCGTCGACCTGCTCCAGCGCGAGCTCACGGACCTGCGCGTCTACCGCGTGGGCAAGGTCGACATCGACGCCGTCGTCCTCGGCCGGCACCCGTCAGGCGTGTGGCTCGGCGTCACCACGAAGCTGGTGGAGACCTAG
- a CDS encoding cytochrome-c peroxidase — translation MRARKWLWLCVVSAAALGGCGDEGAELVDGHFLPEEWAEIEKLSPLPPLEKDTTNAFADNPKAAELGQRLFYEKGYAGPIKVANDLGNVGETGKVSCESCHIKTDWFVDTRSKPANTSIAIDWFIRNAPTLVNVATYTDWFGWVGYNDNLWGKCLVPAEFVMGTDRSGIVHFLYQQPDYRAAYNDLFEPDLDPALDPMHPDAARFPMIASPTVAPDVWKGMPEEDRAVINRGYANFGKALAAYLRLLQSGNAPFDQYVAGDVSAISESAKRGLGLFMGKAACVACHAGPTFSDNDFHVTGVPQIGEHVLPPDMGGDPGRFQALDVYFGWDFSTKGIYNDDPSIDRSKGVTKDEKLTGAFRTKGLRSVAKTGPFMHTGHLATLREVVEFYNVGGADKDFAGTKDPLMVPLNLTPQEIDDIVAFLETLTGDPIPEALLVDTSFGSTK, via the coding sequence ATGCGAGCGCGAAAGTGGCTTTGGTTGTGCGTGGTTTCGGCGGCAGCCCTGGGCGGCTGCGGCGACGAGGGCGCAGAGCTCGTGGACGGGCATTTCTTGCCGGAGGAGTGGGCGGAGATCGAGAAGCTCTCGCCACTCCCGCCGCTCGAAAAGGACACGACAAACGCCTTCGCCGACAACCCCAAGGCGGCGGAGCTCGGGCAGCGGCTCTTCTACGAGAAGGGGTACGCCGGGCCGATCAAGGTCGCGAACGATCTCGGGAACGTGGGCGAGACGGGCAAGGTCTCCTGCGAGAGTTGCCACATCAAGACGGACTGGTTCGTCGACACGCGCTCGAAGCCGGCGAACACGTCGATCGCGATCGACTGGTTCATCCGCAACGCGCCGACGCTGGTGAACGTCGCGACGTACACGGACTGGTTCGGCTGGGTCGGCTACAACGACAACCTCTGGGGCAAGTGCCTCGTGCCGGCCGAGTTCGTCATGGGCACGGATCGCTCCGGCATCGTGCATTTCCTTTACCAGCAGCCGGACTACCGCGCGGCGTACAACGATCTCTTCGAGCCAGACCTCGATCCAGCGCTCGATCCGATGCACCCTGACGCCGCGCGTTTCCCGATGATCGCGTCGCCGACCGTGGCGCCCGACGTGTGGAAGGGCATGCCCGAGGAAGATCGCGCCGTGATCAACCGCGGCTACGCGAACTTCGGCAAGGCCCTCGCGGCCTACCTGCGGTTGCTCCAGAGCGGCAACGCGCCGTTCGATCAGTACGTGGCCGGAGACGTGTCAGCCATCAGCGAGAGCGCGAAGCGCGGGCTCGGGCTCTTCATGGGGAAGGCGGCCTGCGTCGCCTGTCACGCGGGCCCAACGTTCAGCGACAACGACTTCCACGTGACAGGCGTGCCGCAGATCGGCGAGCACGTGCTGCCGCCGGACATGGGCGGCGATCCAGGGCGCTTCCAGGCGCTCGACGTCTACTTCGGCTGGGACTTCAGCACGAAGGGCATCTACAACGACGACCCGAGCATCGACCGCAGCAAGGGCGTGACGAAGGACGAGAAGCTCACGGGCGCGTTCCGCACGAAAGGCCTGCGCTCGGTCGCAAAGACAGGGCCGTTCATGCACACAGGGCACCTCGCAACGCTGCGCGAGGTGGTCGAGTTCTACAACGTGGGCGGCGCCGACAAGGACTTCGCCGGCACGAAGGACCCGCTGATGGTGCCGCTGAACCTCACGCCCCAGGAGATCGACGACATCGTCGCGTTCCTGGAGACGCTGACGGGAGACCCAATCCCCGAGGCGCTGCTCGTCGATACGTCGTTCGGTTCCACCAAGTAA
- a CDS encoding ABC transporter ATP-binding protein → MPEPNPKPNLLARLRGSFEHTPRTLLLLFRSAKLATITLFALTLAAAVLPLGVAYVGKAIVDAVAAHSREATLRWVLVELALVAALALVQRAMGLLRSLIGARLGLDINGEILEKALSLELRHFEEPSVYDQLTRARREASSRPLAMVSETFGIVQSLVTLAGYGALLFRWSGFAVLALALASLPGAIAEVKLGNLAFRLRNWRSPEARKLNYLEYVLANDAHAKEVKLFGIGPLLLDRYRALGETFYREDRTLAVQRASLGWGLSLLGTGAFYACYASMALGAASGDLTLGDLVLYGISFRQGQQAFQSILSSLGGMYEHNLYMSNLFSYLAIPTNDGTNASKVVLPSPASLADEAAGPEQGIRFEGVSFRYPGQEKLALSKLDLFVPRGQSVALVGHNGAGKTTLIKLLTRLYTPTEGRILLDGKDLIDWDLDALRRRIGVVFQDYNRYQLTARENVGFGSTPHMDDADRLSRAITRGGAEEVLATLPGGLDTQLGRWFKDGTELSGGQWQKVALARAFMREEADVLVLDEPTAALDAEAEHAVFERFRKLAEGRTTFVVSHRFPTVRMADRILVIDGGRVIEEGTHAELVAQDGRYARMFTLQAEGYR, encoded by the coding sequence ATGCCCGAGCCGAATCCCAAGCCGAACCTCCTCGCCCGCCTGCGCGGGAGCTTCGAGCATACGCCGCGCACGCTCTTGCTCCTGTTCCGGTCGGCCAAGCTCGCGACGATCACGCTCTTCGCGCTCACCCTGGCCGCCGCGGTGCTCCCGCTCGGCGTGGCGTACGTGGGCAAGGCGATCGTGGACGCGGTGGCCGCACATTCCCGCGAGGCGACGCTGCGCTGGGTGCTCGTGGAGCTCGCGCTCGTGGCGGCGCTCGCGCTCGTGCAGCGCGCGATGGGGCTCTTGCGCTCGCTCATCGGGGCGCGGCTCGGGCTCGACATCAACGGGGAGATCCTCGAAAAGGCGCTCTCGCTGGAGCTCCGGCACTTCGAGGAGCCGTCCGTCTACGATCAGCTCACGCGGGCGCGGCGCGAGGCTTCGTCGAGGCCACTCGCGATGGTGAGCGAGACGTTCGGGATCGTGCAGAGCCTCGTGACGCTCGCGGGGTATGGAGCGTTGCTCTTCCGCTGGAGCGGGTTCGCGGTGCTCGCGCTCGCGCTGGCGTCGCTGCCCGGGGCGATCGCGGAGGTGAAGCTCGGCAACCTCGCGTTCCGGCTGCGCAACTGGCGCTCGCCCGAGGCGCGGAAGCTCAACTACCTGGAGTACGTCCTCGCGAACGACGCACACGCCAAGGAGGTCAAGCTCTTCGGGATCGGCCCGCTCCTGCTCGATCGGTACCGCGCGCTGGGGGAAACATTCTACCGCGAGGATCGGACGCTCGCGGTACAGCGCGCGAGCCTCGGCTGGGGCCTGTCGTTGCTCGGCACGGGCGCGTTTTACGCCTGCTACGCGTCGATGGCGCTCGGCGCGGCGAGCGGCGATCTCACGCTCGGCGACCTCGTGCTCTACGGCATCTCGTTCCGCCAGGGCCAGCAGGCCTTCCAGTCGATCCTGTCGTCGCTCGGCGGCATGTACGAGCACAACCTGTACATGTCGAACCTGTTCTCGTACCTCGCGATCCCCACGAACGACGGGACGAACGCGTCGAAGGTCGTGCTGCCCTCGCCGGCGAGCCTCGCGGACGAAGCCGCGGGGCCCGAGCAGGGCATCCGCTTCGAGGGCGTGAGCTTCCGGTATCCGGGGCAGGAGAAGCTCGCGCTGTCGAAGCTCGATCTGTTCGTGCCGCGCGGGCAGAGCGTGGCGCTCGTGGGGCACAACGGCGCGGGCAAGACGACGCTGATCAAGCTGCTGACGCGGCTCTACACGCCCACGGAGGGGCGCATCCTGCTCGACGGGAAAGACCTCATCGACTGGGATCTCGACGCGCTCCGGCGCCGCATCGGCGTCGTGTTCCAGGACTACAACCGCTATCAGCTCACGGCGCGGGAAAACGTCGGCTTCGGGAGCACGCCGCACATGGACGACGCGGATCGGCTCTCGCGGGCGATCACGCGCGGCGGCGCCGAGGAGGTGCTCGCGACGCTGCCAGGCGGGCTCGATACGCAGCTCGGCCGGTGGTTCAAGGACGGGACGGAGCTCAGCGGCGGGCAGTGGCAAAAGGTCGCGCTCGCGCGGGCCTTCATGCGGGAGGAGGCCGACGTGCTCGTGCTCGACGAGCCCACGGCCGCGCTCGACGCAGAGGCAGAACACGCGGTCTTCGAGCGGTTCCGCAAGCTCGCCGAGGGCCGCACGACGTTCGTCGTGTCGCATCGGTTCCCCACGGTGCGCATGGCGGATCGGATCCTCGTGATCGACGGCGGCCGCGTGATCGAGGAAGGAACCCACGCCGAGCTCGTCGCGCAGGACGGACGGTACGCGCGGATGTTCACGCTGCAGGCCGAAGGGTACCGTTAG
- a CDS encoding tyrosine-type recombinase/integrase: MGRARKGTWKRSGDHFLVYVTLPQSAVPGAKDRRLPGIVVRKGVNGRTPTEADLDKLAKLYTDRPDLALARLAEEGRLPDWVPIELVPRDALLRGATANPTAASAAGSLIETVASYADRWLAWRDRQGYSSIANYTSGLKGQVLRVKVGDTTIGEKPIAAITRDDVKRVAAHFRDEAAAERIASHTATRYFSYFRAMLAAAADEDGDPDLYVRPDNPALGVKGPPTPKQQTRACFYPDEFLQFVSCEAIPLNGRRLVAVAVYLMVRLGELARLRCEDIDLAHERITIARSYDSARKREKAPKNGRARSFGLEINVIPLLRVMIDEAGGSGIVCPINVYKLADVFTEYLDRAGLKRADLRQRSRTHVPLTMHGLRATGATWAARSGRYGAIELRRVLGHQKQETTDVYFDEAQLMGRNVGEVFPPLPACLLNRSGKRSGRR, translated from the coding sequence ATGGGACGAGCGCGCAAGGGCACGTGGAAGCGATCGGGCGATCACTTCCTGGTTTACGTCACCCTTCCACAGTCAGCCGTGCCGGGCGCCAAAGACCGGCGCTTGCCTGGGATCGTGGTTCGGAAGGGGGTCAACGGTCGAACCCCCACCGAGGCTGACCTTGACAAACTGGCCAAGCTCTACACCGACCGTCCAGACCTCGCGCTGGCTCGCTTGGCAGAGGAAGGGCGCCTGCCCGATTGGGTGCCGATCGAGCTGGTCCCCCGTGACGCTCTGCTTCGCGGAGCGACGGCGAACCCTACCGCGGCGAGCGCGGCGGGATCGTTGATCGAAACGGTGGCGAGCTACGCCGATCGCTGGCTCGCATGGCGCGATCGGCAAGGATACAGCTCGATCGCGAACTACACCTCGGGGCTTAAAGGCCAAGTGCTCCGCGTGAAGGTCGGAGACACGACGATCGGCGAGAAGCCGATCGCGGCCATCACGCGAGACGACGTGAAGCGCGTCGCGGCCCACTTCCGAGACGAAGCGGCGGCCGAGCGGATCGCGAGTCACACCGCGACGCGTTACTTCTCGTACTTCCGCGCGATGCTCGCCGCTGCGGCCGATGAGGACGGGGATCCCGATCTCTACGTTCGGCCGGACAATCCCGCGCTTGGCGTGAAGGGACCGCCGACACCGAAGCAACAAACGCGAGCGTGCTTCTACCCCGACGAGTTCTTGCAGTTCGTGTCATGCGAGGCGATCCCGCTGAATGGGCGCCGGCTCGTCGCGGTCGCGGTGTACCTCATGGTTCGCCTCGGGGAGCTCGCGCGGCTCCGATGCGAGGACATCGATCTGGCTCACGAGCGGATCACGATCGCGCGATCGTACGACTCGGCGCGCAAGCGGGAGAAGGCTCCGAAGAATGGACGAGCCCGATCTTTTGGGCTCGAAATCAACGTGATCCCGTTGCTGCGGGTAATGATCGATGAGGCGGGCGGTAGCGGCATCGTGTGCCCGATCAACGTCTACAAGCTGGCGGACGTGTTCACGGAGTACCTCGACCGCGCCGGGTTGAAGCGGGCCGACCTTCGCCAGCGGAGCCGGACGCATGTCCCCTTGACCATGCACGGCTTGCGAGCGACGGGCGCGACGTGGGCGGCGAGGTCGGGACGGTACGGTGCGATCGAGCTACGGCGCGTGCTCGGGCACCAGAAGCAGGAGACGACGGACGTCTACTTCGATGAGGCCCAGCTCATGGGGCGCAACGTGGGCGAGGTCTTCCCGCCGCTGCCTGCTTGCTTGCTGAATCGTTCCGGGAAACGTTCCGGCCGTCGGTAA